A genomic segment from Bdellovibrio sp. ArHS encodes:
- a CDS encoding KH domain-containing protein yields the protein MSEVKPHIVRRTKTIDEVPKSFQGNLPKEQVVEDLKNRIEGLLKMIVEDSNDVGISVVQGERTTVFAVSCQRHNIARILGRKGKTIDAIRTLVTSVTGRYGFRAVVEVPYFEEVKISE from the coding sequence ATGAGTGAAGTTAAACCGCATATTGTCAGAAGAACAAAGACAATTGACGAAGTACCTAAAAGTTTTCAGGGAAACCTTCCTAAAGAGCAGGTCGTAGAAGATCTCAAAAACCGAATCGAAGGTCTGTTAAAGATGATCGTCGAAGATTCAAACGATGTCGGAATTTCTGTCGTACAGGGAGAGCGTACCACCGTATTTGCGGTTTCCTGTCAAAGACACAATATCGCAAGAATCTTGGGTCGAAAGGGTAAGACGATTGATGCCATCCGAACTTTGGTGACATCAGTCACGGGGCGCTACGGATTTAGAGCCGTCGTTGAAGTACCTTATTTTGAAGAAGTTAAAATATCTGAGTAA